In the genome of Amphiura filiformis chromosome 4, Afil_fr2py, whole genome shotgun sequence, one region contains:
- the LOC140151371 gene encoding mitochondrial fission factor-like, with protein MGSSERTNILTQMEQEMDELTQIRYTAEYSAAINSKMQVPERLSMGPEDEPLSGLMTPPDDSEELIANSPAHAMMNVPDRIIIGGSNSHLGLRQGPRQMNLDDMAQFPSASDTQLGLSTPPHTLTLEEYNFPMAGNQTINEEGDTPKRGSNTSGGLARNDSLPALGSLDSASALDIQAIQRHINLLNRKVALLEHENRNREWDVYYIVAAYVGLKCVQFIWNKLS; from the exons ATGGGGAGTTCAGAGAGAACCAATATACTGACACAAATGGAACAGGAGATGGATGAGCTGACACAGATACGCTACACAGCTGAGTATTCAGCAGCTATCAACTCCAAAATGCAG GTGCCAGAGAGACTTAGTATGGGTCCAGAAGATGAGCCACTTTCTGGTTTGATGACACCTCCAGATGACTCAGAAGAACTGATAGCAAATAGTCCAGCTCATGCTATGATGAATGTACCAGATAGAATTATAATAGGAG GTTCTAATTCTCATCTTGGGCTGAGGCAAGGACCGAGACAAATGAATCTTGATGACATGGCACAGTTCCCCTCAG CTTCTGATACCCAACTAGGGTTATCCACACCCCCTCACACACTGACTCTTGAGGAGTATAATTTTCCTATGGCTGGTAATCAAACTATAAATGAAGAAGGGGATACGCCAAAGCGTGGCTCCAACACCAGTGGCGGGCTTGCAAG AAACGACTCACTGCCAGCACTGGGTTCACTTGACAGCGCATCAGCATTGGACATACAGGCAATACAAAGACACATCAACCTGCTGAATAGAAAGGTAGCTCTCCTAGAACATGAAAACAGGAACCGGGAATGGGACGTCTACTAT